A portion of the Ricinus communis isolate WT05 ecotype wild-type chromosome 10, ASM1957865v1, whole genome shotgun sequence genome contains these proteins:
- the LOC8273470 gene encoding phosphatidylinositol:ceramide inositolphosphotransferase 1 yields the protein MGFEELWKFWLPDNNNYKYNYDNNNDNNMTIYIGREASKLWKRICAETTTEINLLAENWKYILAGLIFQYIHGLAARGVHYLHRPGPTLQDAGFFLLPELGQDKGYISESVFTCVFLSFVLWTFHPFICKSKRIYTVLIWCRVLAFLVASQFLRIITFYSTQLPGPNYHCREGSKLARLPHPESVLEVLLINFPRGVVFGCGDLIFSSHMIFTLVFVLTYQKYGTQRFIKQLGWSIAVIQSLLIIASRKHYTVDVVVAWYTVNLVVFFIDKKLPELPDRTSGAASLLLPLSTKEKDIKNKEENHKLLNGNSVDPADWRQRTQVNGKILEDANGVHADTNGMNGV from the exons ATGGGTTTTGAAGAACTATGGAAGTTCTGGTTACCCGACAACAACAATTACAAGTACAACTACGACAATAATAACGATAATAATATGACGATTTACATTGGTCGCGAGGCTTCTAAG CTATGGAAGAGAATTTGCGCAGAGACAACTACAGAGATCAATCTTCTTGCTGAAAATTGGAAATACATTCTTGCTGGTTTAATCTTTCAG TATATACATGGTTTGGCTGCAAGAGGAGTTCATTATCTACATCGGCCAGGACCAACATTGCAGGATGCAggattctttcttcttccg GAGCTTGGGCAAGATAAAGGCTACATCAGCGAGTCAGTCTTCACATGTGTCTTTCTATCCTTTGTATTG TGGACTTTTCATCCTTTCATCTGCAAGAGCAAAAGGATCTACACAGTTCTAATTTGGTGCAGGGTGCTAGCATTTTTAGTT GCTTCTCAATTTCTTCGTATCATTACTTTCTATTCTACTCAGCTTCCAGGTCCAAATTATCATTGTCGCGAG GGCTCCAAACTTGCCAGGTTGCCACATCCTGAGAGTGTGCTTGAAGTTCTCCtaattaatt TTCCTCGAGGGGTAGTATTTGGTTGCGGTGATTTGATATTTTCGTCGCACATGATATTTACCTTAGTGTTTGTCCTGACATATCAGAAGTACGGCACACAAAG ATTTATAAAGCAGTTAGGCTGGTCGATTGCCGTGATTCAGAGCCTTTTAATCATAGCATCCCGCAAACATTATACGGTTGATGTTGTTGTTGCATG GTATACTGTGAATTTAGTGGTATTTTTTATAGACAAGAAATTACCAG AGCTACCTGACCGGACCAGTGGAGCTGCATCTCTATTATTGCCATTGAGTACCAAAGAGAAAGACATCAAGAACAAAGAAGAGAATCACAAGCTATTGAACGGGAATTCAGTTGACCCTGCAGATTGG AGACAGAGAACCCAAGTAAATGGGAAGATTTTGGAAGATGCCAATGGAGTCCATGCTGATACTAATGGAATGAATGGTGTGTAG